A genomic segment from Chitinophaga niabensis encodes:
- a CDS encoding pyridoxal-phosphate dependent enzyme, translated as MKYCENILETIGNTPLVKLHRVTAELPCPVFAKVEFFNPGNSIKDRMAIKMVEEAEKQGLLKPGGTIIEGTSGNTGMGLALAAVIKGYKCIFTTTDKQSKEKVDILKAVGAEVIVCPTNVLPEDPKSYYSVSRRLGKEIPNSFYVNQYDNLANRDAHYEQTGPEIWDQTDGKITHLVVATGTGGTITGTGKFLKEKNPAIQVWAIDSYGSLLKKFHETGELDMSEVYPYITEGIGEDFVPQNYDMSVIDHFEKVTDKDGAVMARRISKEEGIFVGYSAGSAIAGLLQLKAKLKPTDVVVVVFHDHGSRYVGKVYNDQWMMERGFLDVKTVKDVVNSRRNLPLVTIMPDEKVSDVIAKMKKFDIEHLPVLQGDKFIGSISESGLFGKLIDQPDLKEASVKSVMQNAFPIVNMQTPIEKLTMYINKENGAVLTQDESANYHIITKYDIIQALGN; from the coding sequence ATGAAGTACTGCGAAAACATTCTTGAGACCATTGGAAACACCCCGCTTGTAAAGCTTCACCGCGTTACTGCCGAACTTCCCTGCCCCGTATTTGCCAAAGTGGAGTTCTTTAACCCCGGCAATTCCATCAAAGACCGTATGGCCATTAAAATGGTGGAAGAAGCAGAAAAACAGGGCCTGCTGAAACCCGGCGGCACCATCATTGAAGGTACATCCGGTAATACCGGTATGGGACTGGCCCTGGCTGCCGTGATCAAAGGTTATAAATGCATTTTCACCACTACCGATAAACAATCCAAAGAAAAGGTGGACATTCTGAAAGCCGTAGGTGCAGAAGTGATCGTTTGCCCTACCAATGTGCTCCCGGAAGATCCCAAATCATACTATTCCGTATCCAGGAGGCTGGGCAAAGAAATACCTAATTCCTTCTACGTGAATCAATACGATAACCTCGCGAACCGGGATGCGCATTATGAGCAGACCGGCCCTGAAATATGGGATCAGACGGATGGTAAGATCACCCACCTGGTAGTAGCCACCGGTACCGGCGGAACTATTACCGGCACAGGTAAGTTCCTGAAAGAAAAGAACCCTGCCATACAGGTTTGGGCCATTGATAGTTATGGTTCGCTGCTCAAAAAGTTCCATGAAACAGGTGAGCTTGATATGAGTGAAGTATACCCTTATATCACGGAAGGCATCGGAGAAGATTTTGTGCCACAGAACTACGATATGAGCGTAATTGATCACTTTGAAAAGGTAACAGATAAAGATGGCGCCGTAATGGCCCGCCGCATCTCCAAAGAAGAAGGCATTTTTGTTGGATATTCTGCAGGATCTGCCATAGCAGGACTGCTGCAACTGAAAGCAAAACTGAAACCAACAGATGTGGTAGTAGTGGTATTCCACGATCATGGCAGCCGTTATGTTGGAAAAGTATACAACGATCAGTGGATGATGGAACGCGGGTTCCTGGATGTAAAAACAGTGAAGGATGTAGTGAACAGCCGCCGCAACCTGCCATTGGTAACCATTATGCCCGATGAAAAAGTAAGTGATGTAATTGCGAAGATGAAGAAGTTCGACATTGAACATTTACCGGTATTACAGGGCGATAAATTCATCGGTTCCATTTCAGAAAGCGGCCTGTTCGGCAAACTGATAGATCAGCCGGACCTGAAGGAGGCTTCCGTAAAAAGCGTAATGCAGAACGCCTTCCCCATCGTGAACATGCAAACGCCTATTGAAAAATTAACGATGTACATCAACAAAGAAAATGGCGCCGTACTCACGCAGGACGAATCTGCCAATTATCATATCATCACCAAATACGACATTATCCAGGCATTGGGTAATTAA
- a CDS encoding helical backbone metal receptor, with amino-acid sequence MLYKDQLGREVEISSPPQRIVSVVPSQTELLYELGADVAGITKFCVHPEEWFRSKTRVGGTKQLHLDKIAALQPDLIIANKEENTKEQIEALAAQFPVWVSDINNLESARDMITSIGHIVNKHHVANNIATTIRERFDLLKPLQPAVPTAYFIWRNPWMVAGGDTFIHEMLRSIGLRNVFEDLPRYPSVTLPQLAASGCRLVLLSSEPYPFKEKHIAEIREYLPDALIQLVDGEMFSWYGSRLLHAPAYFSNLLAEGNLQ; translated from the coding sequence ATGCTGTATAAAGATCAACTGGGCCGAGAGGTAGAGATCTCCTCTCCTCCCCAACGCATTGTTTCGGTAGTGCCTTCTCAAACAGAATTATTGTATGAGCTCGGCGCAGATGTAGCGGGCATTACAAAATTCTGTGTGCACCCGGAAGAATGGTTCCGCAGCAAAACGCGCGTTGGCGGCACCAAGCAACTGCACCTGGATAAAATAGCCGCCCTGCAGCCGGACCTGATCATTGCCAATAAAGAAGAGAACACCAAAGAACAAATAGAAGCCCTTGCTGCACAATTCCCGGTATGGGTCAGCGATATCAATAACCTGGAGAGTGCCCGCGATATGATCACTTCCATCGGGCACATTGTAAACAAACATCACGTTGCCAATAACATCGCCACTACTATAAGAGAACGTTTTGATCTTTTAAAACCCCTTCAACCTGCTGTACCCACCGCTTATTTTATCTGGCGCAATCCCTGGATGGTGGCGGGCGGCGATACCTTTATCCACGAAATGCTCCGCAGCATCGGGTTGAGGAATGTGTTTGAAGATCTTCCCCGTTATCCCTCCGTTACGCTACCACAATTAGCAGCCAGCGGTTGCCGCCTGGTATTACTTTCCAGTGAGCCCTATCCCTTTAAAGAAAAACATATCGCCGAAATACGCGAATATTTACCGGATGCATTGATACAACTCGTAGATGGAGAAATGTTTTCCTGGTATGGCAGCCGCCTGTTACATGCACCTGCTTATTTCAGTAATTTATTGGCTGAAGGCAACCTTCAATAA
- a CDS encoding QcrA and Rieske domain-containing protein, producing MERRDFLSNMGITLAVACTAGLAACGGKGDDPAPGPGPGGGGGADKLTVNLATQIPNVGDYIISGGVVLIRLAAGNVPASFSAVTSTCTHMGCTLSGYNGGLIECLSACGHGSKYNPDGTVANGPTTTALAKYTVTISGTTLTVK from the coding sequence ATGGAAAGAAGAGACTTTTTGTCCAACATGGGCATAACCCTTGCTGTTGCCTGTACCGCCGGTTTAGCTGCGTGTGGTGGAAAAGGTGATGATCCTGCACCTGGTCCCGGTCCCGGCGGCGGTGGCGGTGCAGATAAACTCACTGTTAACTTAGCCACGCAGATCCCTAATGTCGGAGATTACATAATCAGCGGCGGCGTAGTGCTGATCCGCCTGGCTGCAGGAAATGTACCGGCTTCTTTTTCAGCCGTGACCAGCACCTGCACCCATATGGGCTGTACCCTCTCCGGTTATAACGGCGGCCTGATAGAATGCCTCAGCGCCTGCGGCCATGGCAGCAAATACAATCCGGATGGAACGGTGGCCAATGGGCCTACCACTACTGCCCTCGCCAAATACACCGTAACAATAAGCGGTACAACACTCACTGTTAAATAA
- the fbaA gene encoding class II fructose-bisphosphate aldolase yields the protein MGKYKAGVLFGEELEALYNDAKENEFAMPAVNVVGTNSINAVLETAAKVNSPVIIQFSNGGAQFFAGKGMPNDKLQANISGGISGARHVHEVAKYYGVPVILHTDHAAKKWLPWIDGLLTAGEAFKKETGQPLYSSHMLDLSEEPIHENIEISKAYFERMNKLGMSIEIELGVTGGEEDGVDNSGVENSLLYTQPEDVAYSYEQLSQVGTRFTIAAAFGNVHGVYSPGNVELRPEILKNSQDFIRQKFGTPTHKPVFYVFHGGSGSPKNQINETLGYGVIKMNIDTDMQWAFWEGILGFYKKNEAYLQAQLGNPEGPAKPNKKYYDPRVWLRKGEETFVSRLEEAFTDLNCINRNK from the coding sequence ATGGGAAAGTACAAAGCCGGCGTATTATTCGGTGAAGAGCTGGAAGCGCTCTACAATGATGCCAAAGAGAATGAATTTGCTATGCCCGCAGTGAACGTGGTAGGCACCAACTCCATCAATGCTGTGCTGGAAACAGCCGCTAAGGTGAATTCACCGGTGATCATCCAGTTTTCCAATGGCGGCGCCCAATTCTTTGCCGGTAAAGGAATGCCCAATGATAAACTGCAAGCCAACATTTCCGGTGGTATCTCCGGAGCAAGGCACGTACACGAGGTAGCCAAATACTATGGCGTGCCCGTTATCCTGCATACAGACCATGCTGCTAAAAAGTGGCTGCCCTGGATAGATGGTTTGCTCACAGCTGGCGAGGCTTTTAAGAAAGAAACCGGCCAGCCCCTCTACAGCTCCCACATGCTGGACCTCTCTGAAGAGCCGATCCATGAAAATATTGAGATCTCCAAAGCTTACTTCGAAAGAATGAACAAGCTGGGTATGAGCATCGAGATCGAACTGGGTGTTACCGGTGGTGAAGAAGACGGGGTAGACAACTCAGGGGTGGAAAACTCCCTCCTGTACACTCAGCCTGAAGACGTTGCATATTCCTATGAGCAACTTTCCCAGGTAGGTACCCGTTTTACCATAGCCGCAGCTTTTGGTAATGTTCACGGTGTTTACAGCCCCGGAAACGTGGAATTACGCCCTGAGATCCTGAAAAACAGCCAGGATTTCATCCGGCAGAAATTCGGTACCCCCACCCATAAACCTGTATTCTATGTGTTCCACGGCGGCTCCGGCTCTCCCAAGAACCAGATCAACGAAACCCTGGGTTACGGCGTGATCAAGATGAATATCGACACAGATATGCAATGGGCATTCTGGGAAGGTATCCTGGGCTTCTATAAAAAGAACGAAGCATACCTGCAGGCCCAGCTCGGCAACCCTGAAGGCCCGGCTAAACCGAACAAGAAATACTACGATCCGCGCGTATGGCTGCGCAAAGGCGAGGAAACTTTCGTGAGCCGCCTCGAGGAAGCCTTCACAGACCTGAATTGCATTAATCGCAATAAATAA
- the accD gene encoding acetyl-CoA carboxylase, carboxyltransferase subunit beta has translation MSWFKRVKQGISTTTSEKKDAPEGLWHKCPNCKKTSTMQDLKEHLYVCDKCNFHNRINSPEYFEIIFDNNTLEELFSNIYPKDQLGFSDLKPYDERLKDAQKKSGLSDAMRVGTGLVNGHGLVVACMDFNFIGGSMGSVVGEKIARSIDYCIANKLPLMIISKSGGARMMESAFSLMQMAKTSAKLTQLAAAHLPYISLMTDPTTGGVTASYAMLGDINTAEPGALIGFAGPRIIKETIKKDLPEGFQSAEFLLEHGFLDFIQDRKELKNKLSTLLQLFKN, from the coding sequence ATGAGCTGGTTTAAGCGAGTTAAACAAGGAATTTCCACCACTACCAGTGAAAAGAAGGACGCACCGGAAGGTTTGTGGCATAAATGTCCTAACTGTAAGAAAACATCCACTATGCAAGACCTGAAAGAGCATTTGTACGTATGCGACAAGTGTAACTTTCACAACCGTATCAATTCACCTGAGTATTTCGAGATCATTTTTGATAATAACACCCTGGAAGAACTATTCAGCAACATCTATCCCAAAGACCAGCTGGGCTTCAGTGACCTGAAACCTTATGATGAAAGGTTGAAAGATGCACAGAAGAAGTCAGGGCTTTCTGATGCCATGCGCGTAGGCACCGGCCTCGTAAATGGTCATGGCCTGGTGGTAGCCTGTATGGATTTTAACTTCATCGGGGGCTCTATGGGCTCCGTGGTAGGGGAAAAGATCGCCCGCAGCATCGATTATTGCATTGCCAATAAGCTGCCGCTGATGATCATCTCCAAATCCGGCGGTGCCCGGATGATGGAAAGTGCCTTCTCCCTCATGCAAATGGCCAAAACGTCCGCCAAGCTCACACAGCTGGCTGCCGCACACCTCCCTTACATTTCGTTAATGACAGACCCCACCACCGGCGGTGTAACAGCTTCTTATGCCATGCTGGGGGATATCAATACAGCCGAGCCAGGCGCCCTTATCGGTTTTGCCGGCCCGCGTATCATCAAAGAAACTATTAAAAAAGACCTTCCCGAAGGTTTCCAGAGCGCTGAGTTCCTGCTGGAACACGGATTCCTTGATTTTATCCAGGATCGTAAAGAACTGAAGAACAAATTGAGTACGCTGCTGCAGCTTTTTAAGAATTAA
- the smpB gene encoding SsrA-binding protein SmpB, producing the protein MAELKNRSAYFEFAIEDKYIAGMVLTGTEIKSIREGRVSFNDSFCYFSKGELFVKSMHIAEYSHGSYTNHDPVRERKLLLQRKELKKIEKRMQERGYTVVPLRIFLTEKGLAKMEIGLGKGKKLHDKRDSIKSREVDRELRRNFKI; encoded by the coding sequence ATGGCAGAATTAAAGAACAGATCGGCTTATTTTGAATTTGCGATAGAAGATAAATATATCGCCGGCATGGTATTAACCGGTACGGAAATAAAATCCATCCGGGAAGGCAGAGTGAGCTTTAACGATAGTTTCTGCTATTTCTCTAAAGGAGAGCTGTTTGTGAAAAGCATGCACATCGCCGAATATTCTCACGGATCATACACCAATCACGACCCCGTCCGTGAACGTAAGTTATTGTTACAGCGAAAGGAACTGAAAAAGATCGAGAAGAGAATGCAGGAACGCGGGTACACCGTTGTTCCCCTCCGTATCTTCCTTACAGAGAAAGGCCTTGCCAAAATGGAAATAGGCCTTGGTAAGGGTAAAAAACTGCATGATAAAAGAGACTCCATAAAATCACGTGAAGTAGACCGGGAATTACGTCGCAATTTTAAAATATAG
- a CDS encoding META domain-containing protein, with protein sequence MKKILSAAAFILMVGCASSQKSNGSAEKDLYRSWRVTGFDTTGANHAPTITFDQAQNRVSGNGSCNRYSGGFTLTAPDKIAFSPMAATKMACPGLNVEGKYFELLNKANKWSIKDGVLTLSQDGNALLTFVAE encoded by the coding sequence ATGAAGAAAATCCTCTCGGCAGCAGCCTTTATACTAATGGTCGGTTGCGCATCCTCCCAAAAGAGCAACGGCTCCGCTGAAAAAGATCTGTACAGATCATGGCGGGTAACCGGGTTTGATACCACTGGTGCCAACCACGCCCCTACCATTACATTTGACCAGGCACAGAACAGGGTTTCCGGCAACGGGAGCTGTAACAGGTATTCCGGCGGATTTACTTTAACCGCGCCGGATAAGATTGCCTTCTCTCCTATGGCAGCCACTAAAATGGCCTGCCCCGGTTTGAATGTAGAGGGTAAATATTTTGAATTACTGAATAAAGCAAATAAATGGAGCATTAAAGATGGGGTGCTTACCCTGAGCCAGGATGGTAATGCTTTACTAACGTTTGTGGCAGAATGA
- a CDS encoding helix-turn-helix domain-containing protein, whose protein sequence is MKKIVFIVEKTRTGYSAFAAEDRYPVFTTGRNMGELRKNVLDAMNTWTEYKGLKAVTEKDVIIRLDLAQFFEYYKVINASALAERIGISQSLLSQYANRIKVPSEKQVNRILTGIKDLGKEFIHLELV, encoded by the coding sequence ATGAAAAAGATTGTATTTATTGTTGAAAAAACGCGCACAGGTTATTCTGCATTTGCTGCAGAAGATCGTTATCCTGTTTTTACAACCGGCAGAAACATGGGCGAATTAAGAAAAAATGTTCTCGATGCCATGAACACCTGGACGGAGTACAAAGGTTTAAAAGCAGTAACAGAAAAAGATGTAATTATCCGCCTCGATCTGGCGCAGTTCTTTGAGTACTATAAAGTGATCAACGCATCCGCTTTAGCAGAGCGGATAGGGATCAGCCAATCGCTGTTATCCCAATATGCTAACCGCATCAAAGTACCCTCAGAAAAGCAGGTGAACAGGATACTTACGGGTATTAAAGACCTGGGGAAGGAATTTATTCATCTTGAACTTGTATAA
- a CDS encoding type II toxin-antitoxin system HicA family toxin: protein MKCSELRRLLSRAGWVVSRKGKGSHMILINPEKPGVEIIFADHGPAEIAKGIEQEILKQMGLR, encoded by the coding sequence ATGAAATGTTCAGAATTAAGGAGGCTGCTCAGCAGGGCAGGCTGGGTAGTATCGCGTAAAGGAAAGGGAAGCCATATGATCCTGATCAACCCTGAAAAACCCGGAGTTGAAATCATCTTTGCCGATCACGGCCCCGCTGAAATTGCAAAGGGAATTGAACAAGAAATTTTAAAACAAATGGGCTTAAGGTAA
- a CDS encoding peptidase domain-containing ABC transporter — MSSIRLKNSSRVRQRDISDCGAACLASIAAFYQLQLPVARIRQLAATDNKGTNVLGIIEAATKLGFEAKGVKGPWEALFNIPKPAIAHVVIKERLHHFVVIYKVTKTHVVVMDPADGLFHKLTHEAFKAIWTNVLILLMPSEDFRAGNEKISHLQRFWYLLKPHRTVVLQALFGAIVYTILGLSTSIYVQKIVDNVLVEGNKNLLNLLGIIMILILVLQLFIGQLKSVFALKTGQQIDARLILGYYKHLLRLPQQFFDTMRVGEITSRISDAVKIRVFINDIAIGLVVNVFIVIFSFCLMFTYYWKLAIIMLAILPVYGIIYWISNQVNRKMQRKLMEENAELGGQLVESLNSVSTIKRFGLEDYANMKTENRFVKLLKTIFSSSVTNLYIGNAGGFITSAFVVILLWAGSYFVMDRQLSPGELLSFYALIGYFTGPAMSLIGANRSMQDALIAADRLFEIMDLEQEETGNKVTLTPELVGDVAFQNVSFRYGTRVQVFRNFNMQIAKGKITAIVGESGSGKSTLMALMQNLYPLQEGSILIGKMDIRYIDTDSLRKRVSVVPQQIDLFAGTVMENIAVGEVEPDMQRVLQISTQLGIIQFIEKLPDGFNTMLGEHGVNLSGGQRQRVAIARALYRNPEILILDEATSSLDSVSDQYVQDVMQQLRDEGKTIIVIAHRLSTVMNADKIVVLQEGVMAEEGTHSQLLQNNAIYSRLWQHHQAIPL, encoded by the coding sequence ATGTCCTCTATACGACTAAAAAATAGTTCCCGTGTCCGCCAGCGCGATATCAGCGATTGCGGTGCCGCATGCCTTGCTTCCATTGCGGCATTCTACCAGTTGCAGTTACCTGTTGCCCGCATCCGCCAGTTAGCCGCTACGGATAATAAAGGTACCAATGTATTAGGCATCATTGAAGCTGCCACTAAACTGGGCTTTGAAGCCAAAGGTGTGAAAGGCCCATGGGAAGCGCTCTTCAATATCCCCAAACCTGCTATTGCACATGTGGTGATCAAAGAACGGTTACATCACTTTGTAGTGATCTATAAGGTCACTAAAACACATGTGGTGGTGATGGACCCGGCAGACGGGTTGTTCCACAAATTAACCCATGAGGCATTCAAAGCCATCTGGACGAATGTGCTTATTCTCCTTATGCCCAGCGAAGATTTCAGGGCAGGCAATGAAAAGATCTCACACCTGCAACGTTTCTGGTACCTGCTGAAACCGCACAGGACTGTAGTGCTGCAGGCCCTTTTCGGTGCTATTGTATACACCATCCTTGGTTTATCCACTTCCATCTATGTACAGAAGATAGTGGACAATGTACTGGTAGAAGGTAATAAGAACCTGCTAAACCTCCTGGGCATCATCATGATCCTGATCCTGGTGCTGCAATTGTTCATCGGGCAGCTGAAAAGTGTGTTCGCTTTAAAAACAGGCCAGCAGATAGATGCGCGGCTGATCCTCGGTTATTATAAACACCTGCTCCGCCTGCCGCAGCAGTTCTTTGATACCATGCGGGTGGGGGAGATCACCTCCCGGATCAGTGATGCCGTTAAAATACGTGTATTCATTAACGATATAGCCATTGGCCTGGTGGTGAACGTTTTCATTGTGATCTTTTCTTTCTGCCTGATGTTCACCTATTACTGGAAGCTCGCCATCATTATGCTGGCCATTCTTCCGGTATATGGCATTATCTATTGGATCAGCAACCAGGTGAACAGAAAGATGCAGCGGAAGCTGATGGAAGAGAATGCGGAACTGGGCGGCCAGCTGGTGGAGTCCCTGAACTCCGTTTCTACCATCAAACGTTTCGGGCTGGAGGATTATGCGAATATGAAAACGGAGAACCGTTTTGTGAAACTCCTGAAAACAATCTTTTCTTCTTCTGTTACCAATCTCTATATCGGGAATGCCGGCGGTTTTATTACCAGTGCATTTGTGGTGATCCTTTTATGGGCAGGTTCTTATTTTGTGATGGACAGGCAGCTGAGCCCCGGGGAGCTACTCAGCTTTTATGCATTGATCGGTTACTTCACAGGGCCGGCTATGAGCCTGATCGGTGCCAACAGAAGTATGCAGGATGCCCTGATAGCTGCAGACCGTTTGTTTGAGATCATGGACCTGGAGCAGGAAGAAACAGGGAATAAAGTAACACTCACGCCGGAGCTGGTAGGAGATGTGGCATTCCAGAATGTATCCTTCCGGTATGGCACGCGTGTGCAGGTGTTCCGGAACTTTAATATGCAGATAGCGAAAGGAAAGATAACGGCGATAGTGGGAGAGAGCGGGTCCGGGAAATCTACGCTCATGGCCCTGATGCAGAACCTGTATCCTTTGCAGGAAGGAAGTATCCTTATCGGCAAAATGGATATCCGTTATATAGATACAGACAGTTTGCGCAAACGTGTAAGCGTGGTGCCACAGCAGATAGACCTCTTTGCCGGGACCGTAATGGAGAATATTGCCGTGGGAGAAGTGGAGCCGGATATGCAACGCGTTTTGCAGATCTCCACGCAGCTGGGGATCATCCAGTTCATTGAAAAACTACCGGATGGTTTTAATACCATGCTGGGAGAACATGGTGTAAACCTCTCCGGAGGCCAGCGTCAGCGGGTAGCTATTGCCCGCGCATTGTACAGGAACCCGGAAATACTGATCCTGGATGAAGCTACTTCTTCCCTGGACTCCGTTTCCGATCAATATGTGCAGGATGTGATGCAGCAGTTGCGGGATGAAGGGAAAACGATCATTGTAATAGCACACCGTTTAAGTACGGTGATGAATGCAGATAAAATTGTAGTGCTGCAGGAAGGTGTGATGGCAGAAGAAGGAACGCATAGCCAGTTGTTGCAGAATAACGCGATCTACTCCAGGTTGTGGCAACATCACCAGGCGATACCGCTTTAA
- a CDS encoding HlyD family secretion protein: protein MPQLFPVEVIEHSTFTWLPRVQVRTQLIYTTVLLAVLVSILALPFIKVDVSVKSGGIVRPITEKNELRSLIAGTIEEVMVSEGQHVQKGQLILRLQEDISNSKLLQNSFELKQRESYVNDLSRLASGGGGGGLQSALYQQQYSRFMSTLNEQQATMRKLQSDLDMYKKLFADKVIAEKELRDKQYEYDKSVAMYRSSVQQQRSAWQEELSRYRSESSRLQADAAQLEKQKEWNLIKAPVSGTLQQFSGRYAGGYVQVGELMGTISPDSNLVAECLVSPKDIGYLKAGMPVKFQVDAFNYNEWGVVEGTVQSVDNDFTLVDNQPVFKVRCEFANTEVRTASGVKGKLKKGMTLQARFILTQRSLFQLLYDKTDDWMNPNSIGKK from the coding sequence ATGCCTCAACTCTTTCCAGTGGAGGTCATCGAGCATTCTACCTTCACGTGGTTGCCCCGTGTGCAGGTAAGAACGCAGTTGATCTATACAACGGTTCTATTGGCAGTGCTGGTCAGCATCCTTGCCTTACCTTTCATTAAAGTGGATGTTTCCGTGAAGTCCGGCGGCATTGTACGCCCGATCACAGAAAAAAACGAACTACGCAGCCTTATTGCCGGTACTATAGAAGAAGTGATGGTATCAGAAGGGCAGCATGTTCAAAAAGGTCAGCTGATCCTGCGCCTGCAGGAAGATATCAGCAACAGCAAACTCCTGCAAAACTCCTTTGAGCTCAAACAACGGGAATCTTATGTGAATGACCTGTCGCGCCTGGCCTCCGGTGGCGGTGGTGGCGGATTACAGTCTGCACTTTACCAGCAGCAATACTCCCGGTTTATGTCCACGCTGAATGAACAGCAGGCCACGATGCGCAAGCTGCAAAGCGACCTGGATATGTACAAAAAACTCTTCGCAGATAAAGTGATCGCAGAAAAAGAACTGCGCGATAAACAATATGAATATGATAAAAGTGTGGCGATGTACCGATCTTCCGTACAGCAGCAACGCAGTGCCTGGCAGGAAGAGCTAAGCCGCTACAGATCAGAAAGCAGCCGTCTGCAGGCAGATGCAGCGCAACTGGAAAAACAGAAGGAATGGAACCTGATCAAAGCCCCGGTGAGCGGTACGCTGCAACAGTTCAGCGGAAGGTATGCCGGCGGATATGTACAGGTAGGTGAGCTGATGGGCACCATTTCTCCCGATTCCAACCTGGTGGCAGAATGCCTTGTTTCCCCCAAAGATATCGGGTACCTCAAAGCAGGCATGCCCGTGAAGTTCCAAGTAGATGCCTTTAATTATAATGAATGGGGGGTGGTGGAAGGTACCGTGCAATCTGTAGATAATGATTTCACACTCGTGGACAATCAGCCTGTATTTAAAGTGAGATGTGAGTTTGCCAATACCGAAGTGCGTACCGCCAGCGGTGTAAAAGGTAAACTGAAAAAAGGAATGACGCTGCAGGCCCGCTTCATTCTTACACAACGCAGTTTGTTTCAGCTCCTCTATGATAAAACCGATGATTGGATGAATCCGAATAGTATCGGAAAAAAATAA
- the rnhA gene encoding ribonuclease HI, with the protein MTTQQLIIYTDGAARGNPGRGGYGIVLIWGKVRKELSQGYRMTTNNRMELLAVIVALETLTKDGLSVVIYTDSQYVVNSVEKGWLWSWVKTGFKDKKNRDLWERFIPAFKRQKVKFQWVKGHATNPENNRCDELATAAADGGGLLVDVGYEQGA; encoded by the coding sequence TTGACGACTCAGCAACTTATTATATATACAGATGGCGCCGCCCGTGGAAATCCAGGCAGAGGCGGTTATGGTATTGTGCTCATTTGGGGAAAGGTGAGGAAGGAATTATCGCAGGGGTACAGGATGACCACCAATAACCGCATGGAGCTGCTGGCCGTGATCGTTGCACTGGAAACGCTTACAAAAGACGGGCTCTCCGTTGTTATTTATACTGACAGCCAATACGTGGTGAACTCCGTTGAAAAAGGCTGGTTATGGAGCTGGGTGAAAACCGGCTTCAAAGACAAAAAGAACCGTGATCTCTGGGAACGTTTTATTCCTGCATTCAAAAGACAAAAGGTGAAATTCCAATGGGTAAAAGGCCATGCCACCAACCCGGAAAACAACCGTTGCGATGAACTGGCCACCGCTGCTGCGGATGGCGGAGGTTTGCTCGTGGACGTGGGATATGAACAGGGAGCATAA